The following are encoded in a window of Magnolia sinica isolate HGM2019 chromosome 11, MsV1, whole genome shotgun sequence genomic DNA:
- the LOC131219494 gene encoding premnaspirodiene oxygenase-like: MEFQSLSIPLLFTFLLFLIMIKKGKWPTTQIPKLPPGPPKLPIIGNIHNLLKPLPHRTLRDLALKYGPLMHLRLGHISTIVITSPRLAKEVMVTQDPNFAERPAILTVEITAYECSNVSFSPYGDYWRQLRKICMLELFSAKRVESFQSIREEEALSLVQSIYASSNCMVNLSEMLVNAANNVIVRATIGKRCKNRESFIAMLKEGVKTAAGLDVSDFYPSLRFISLITGLRFRLKRIRGKYDEIFGSIIEEHKEKSTTAMMSGDRLDDEDLVDVLLRLQQHGNLEFPLTTDNIKAVLLDMFAAGTETSSTTLVWAMAEMMKNPKVMEKAQAEVRQLFEGKTKIDERETTKLYYLKLVIKETLRLHPPLSLIPRECRDRCQIDGYDIPAKTRVIVNVWALGRDPQQWDDPESFKPERFDGSSLDYKGTHFEFLPFGAGRRMCVGMNFGIANVVLPLAHLLYHFDWKLPDGMKGEDLDLTESFGITIARKYNLRLVPIPCFPLPGEGPNSSGGA, translated from the exons ATGGAATTCCAATCCCTTTCCATTCCCCTCCTCTTCACTTTCCTCCTCTTCTTGATCATGATCAAGAAAGGAAAGTGGCCCACCACCCAAATTCCCAAACTTCCCCCTGGCCCACCGAAGCTTCCGATCATAGGCAACATCCATAACCTATTAAAACCACTACCCCACCGTACCCTCAGGGACTTAGCCCTAAAATATGGGCCCCTCATGCACCTAAGACTGGGCCACATCTCCACCATTGTGATCACTTCCCCAAGACTTGCAAAAGAGGTGATGGTGACACAAGATCCCAACTTCGCGGAGCGGCCCGCCATTCTAACGGTGGAGATCACAGCCTATGAATGCAGCAACGTGAGCTTCTCTCCCTACGGTGATTACTGGAGACAGCTACGGAAGATTTGCATGCTCGAGCTCTTCAGTGCAAAGCGTGTTGAATCTTTCCAATCCATCAGAGAAGAAGAAGCATTGAGCCTTGTTCAGTCCATTTACGCCTCTTCGAATTGTATGGTAAATCTCTCTGAGATGCTTGTAAATGCTGCGAACAATGTCATTGTGAGGGCTACCATTGGTAAGAGATGCAAGAACAGAGAGAGTTTCATTGCCATGTTGAAGGAAGGTGTTAAAACGGCTGCGGGTTTGGACGTGTCTGATTTCTACCCTTCCTTGAGATTTATTTCATTGATTACCGGATTGAGATTCCGGTTAAAGAGGATTCGCGGCAAGTATGATGAGATCTTTGGTAGCATCATTGAAGAACATAAGGAGAAAAGCACGACAGCCATGATGAGTGGGGACAGATTGGACGATGAGGATTTGGTTGATGTTTTACTAAGACTTCAACAGCATGGGAACCTTGAATTTCCGCTAACTACTGACAACATAAAAGCTGTCCTCTTG GATATGTTCGCGGCGGGAACCGAAACCTCCTCTACCACCTTGGTGTGGGCCATGGCTGAAATGATGAAAAACCCTAAGGTAATGGAGAAGGCTCAGGCTGAGGTGAGACAGTTATTCGAAGGTAAAACAAAGATAGATGAGAGAGAGACAACCAAACTCTACTACTTGAAATTGGTAATCAAGGAGACTCTAAGATTACACCCTCCTCTCTcactaatcccaagagaatgtagGGATAGATGCCAGATTGACGGCTATGATATACCTGCCAAGACAAGAGTCATTGTCAACGTGTGGGCCCTGGGAAGGGACCCACAACAATGGGATGATCCTGAGAGCTTCAAGCCTGAGAGATTTGATGGTAGCTCACTTGATTACAAGGGGACCCACTTTGAGTTTTTGCCTTTTGGTGCTGGTAGGAGGATGTGTGTTGGGATGAACTTTGGAATAGCCAATGTGGTACTCCCCCTGGCCCATCTCCTCTACCACTTTGACTGGAAACTCCCCGATGGAATGAAAGGTGAGGATCTGGACTTGACTGAATCCTTTGGGATCACAATAGCTAGAAAATACAACCTACGTTTGGTTCCCATCCCTTGTTTTCCTTTGCCTGGTGAGGGCCctaattcatcaggtggggcctga